The stretch of DNA ttcatattttaaacatgttTGCAGTGAACACATCTAATTGATAGATATCACCGTAGCCCTTGAAATTTTATCTGGAGTCTGGACTAAATTGAACAAATTCGTTGATATCAATTACCTTTTTACTCTTCATccagaattattattattaacggAACTATTTGTATCTTTTTGAATCTTCAGCTGTAATGCAAACTGATGGATTTGAGTACTTGAAGGAAAGTTGCCCATCTGTTCTGACTGAGCTATTGGAGTACGTGGCTAGATTTACCGAGCATTCGGACTTCATGTGCAAGCACAGGAATGAAGCAATACTTGATGGCAGCGACGTTAATGGGAGGCGGGTGAAGCAAAGGCTTTAGTGTGAAGTGAACACTGAGCAGAAAGCCTTAGTGTGAAGTGAACACTGAGCAGCTTTCTGCACAACCCTTCTACTCTTTTTTAAATGATAGCGTGTGCCATAGTTAGAGGGAGGATGACGATGATCGTTTATAGGATTAGAGGCAATTTTTACTTTACTTAGCTTATTCATGTGTAAGAGATGTAAATGTAATTTGTTGTGCTGGTGGTGCTGTTATTGTTCTGTTAGGTTTCTGTAATATCTTCGGCATTACTTTTTATTTGGAAAAacatttgtttgaaaatattgatgCTCCGTATGTGTTTTTGTATTCTTTTATTTTGGACATTCTGAATGTTTCTTCAATCGAGCAGCGCCAATTTCTTTTATTGTCAAAAAATTGGGAAGAGAAGGAAAATGCAGGGACTTTAGCATTTATTATGTGCctagcaaaaaaaaaatctttgaacATTGTATTTTTAGAAGTCTAAAAATGCTAATATTTAACCTATAATTTTGTGCTCATTCAAAGAGAGTTTCATCACCAACAACGGTTAGGTGTAAATTGTTATTGGTCGGGTGATATTCGAGTTTAATATGTGGTGGAAATTATTATTGATCAAAGTTTCCGTGCCTATTAGTTGATTTCCAAATTATTCAGGATAAATTCTttattgtttgatattttaaataattacaaaaatcatatatcattgatattttaaataattacaaaaatcacATTTCAAACTTTCAATATGTGTAATGTCGTAGATTTAACTTATGGAAACTTTAAGGATTATAGACGTTGTCTTTTAAGTAGATGTTGATTTTCTTCATTAGGTAATGATTTAAGTCATATTAgttcaataaaataaagaaaaataactaaatatgtgttttatattaaaataatattaattatgttacaGTGTTATTTATAAAGATGTAGAGGATCCTAGACTATTTAAAGTAAAAACAAGTTAaatatactaatatttttagtcttatATATAGAAACAACTTGAATATACCTATattattagttaaaaatttaactatacTTTCGCCTATACAAGTATACTGATTTTTGTTTAGCttctataaattgttttttagtcctcatatgtatatatacatctattttatttttggtcttttacaaaatttatatttattgagttttttcaaagaaatatatttattgatattgatccttaaaatatatagaatatttgattttaatccttaatttaaaagtaatgtttcaaagataaatttcaaaatgaatatttcaaagatcaattcaaaaaaatacaactaaaaaaattaagatgaaCAACTGTAGAAAAAAAtttcagttattattattttttctataaaaaaatatttaatataatagttattattattgtttaaaattatatataacctatttataaaaaaaataaaaatatacatcaaccaaaaaattaattaaattaaataatgaatataGTGGAGGCTTGAGCAATAGCATTGAGCAAGGTTAAATTCCTGAACCCTTTCCGCTTTCACTTTCACTCTTCCTACTTGTTCTTCCTCACGGCCAAAATGGTAAGCTTTCGTTTCTCCCTTCGTGTTTCTTCTCTGTGCTTTCTCCTTGTTCGTTTCATTAAGTTTCTCTTCTTCTCGGTGTTTTTTGTCTGTAGTTGTTCTTCTCGTACTTCAAAGATTTGGTTGGAAGAGAAGTCACGGTAGAACTCAAGAACGATTTGGCCATCAGAGGAACATTGCATTCTGTTGATCAATACCTCAACATCAAGCTCGAAAATACTCGTGTTGTTGATCAAGACAAGTACCCTCACATGGTATCTCTCTCTAGggtttattattatctttatattttagttttggttTTATTCTCGTTAGCTGTTTTATTGTATGAATTTTAGGTAGCAGATGTAGGGTTTTTGATGTGTTGAAATTCAATTTGGGATTGAGATTTAATAGTCTTCGAATTAGCCATTGATTGATATTTCTCAATTCCTATATacttagggttttttttttttttggataaaattatgatatatgGATATTTGGTATTTGTGTAATTAAGACCTGTGGTGTGATGCTGATGTTAGTGGTCTGAGGCAACTCAATCCAGGATACCTTTCACCCTCCCTTGTGCATGTGTTTAGCcaaatatgaaagaaaaaaaattaaggttttaattttgtattcttAAATTGAAAAGTTGTTATAGTGAGTGTTTGTTGATCGTCAAGGTGTTTGTGAACTTAGGGATAAAAGtggattaaatataataagacTGAATATTTGTGTACTGGTTTTCTTATTTATCggttaattttgaaatattaatttagttCTAGATCTTGGTTATGATGTCGatatgatttggaaattcaggAAAAAAAGGAGAACTATGCTTAGGGGATTTTTAAATGCCACTTTTGCATAAAGCTGAAAATAAGGAGAACTATGCTGTTTGCAATCACTGTTTATGCAGGACTTTTTCCTTGACCTGCCCATGACTCAAATTATGTTCTTTTTACCATTCTTCAACTCACTAGTATTGATATTTAGCTCATGATCTGCATCAGGTTTTAGTTTCTGTGTGATTGAGAGAGGGACGGGGTGCAAGTTTCTTGTTTAAACTCATCATGGGTAGTATAACACTTCAactgagaaaaaaataaaaatgtagaggaaaaaaaatatgattatgtTTGTGAACCTTTCTATTCTATATCCTAACAGATTACTATGATTTGATTATAGTGCTATGCTAAATTATCTggattttatttgtatattctGTATTTTAGATATTAATCAAATCCCAAAGGATGTGGAAATTTGTTGGTCCTTTGGGTGAAACATTAAAGATGAGATTTTACATTCCTCACTTTCATGGTTGATCTATCCTTTGTTACTCTTTTTCGAAATTCCTGTCTGTCTGTTAATATGATATGGATGTACATTGAATGTGTATGTCGAAATAGTTGCCACTGATCAGTTGCTTTCATTACTTTGATCTATTGTAAATGTTATGGCTTAAAGAATTTATTCTAGGAGATGATATTTTTTACTTCATCAACATTTACATAGTAGGAGAAATTTGTGGTTTAGAATGTGGTTTTTGAGTTAACCACATTTAAAATGCCTAGGTATGCTGCTATGATAGGATGGATAAATGATGAATTTTTAAGGATATCATTGCAAAAGTTTTACAGAATTAGCTTCGGCTTTGAGGAACTTAACTAGAGaataaactaaaattgattcaaatttctcaattaaaatgtaactttcttgaaaccaattaaaacttaattttcttTTCCGGTAAATTTTGTGATATTTACCTCCCTCAATTTGATTGATCGAACTAgctttagattttattttattttgattcttcATGTTAATATTAGTCAGTAACATGTTGTTTGGTGTCAGCTTTCTGTAAGGAATTGCTTCATCAGAGGATCGGTGGTTAGATACGTACAATTGCCTCCAGAAGGGGTGGACGTTGAACTATTGCATGATGCCACAAGGAGAGAAGCTCGGGGTGGTTGATTTCGATATTCCTGTAATGTATCTTTGTATGAGAATTCGTTAGGCTCAGTAATCATGGATGTTATTTTTCCTACCAAAGAATGAAACTATTACTAATGTCAAAGGCTATGTAACTGAACCATTGTTCTGTTCTATTGTGACAAAGTGACACTAGCGTAATTAGCTTTGCTTTACCCTCCCCCCCTTATGCATATATTTAtttcagttattattattttttctataaaaaaatatttaatataatagttattattattgtttaaaattatatacaacctatttataaaaaaaataaaaatatacatcaaccaaaaaattaattaaattaaataatgaatataGTGGAGGCTTGAGCAATAGCATTGAGCAAGGTTAAATTCCTGAACCCTTTCCGCTTTCACTTTCACTCTTCCTACTTGTTCTTCCTCACGGCCAAAATGGTAAGCTTTCGTTTCTCCCTTCGTGTTTCTTCTCTGTGCTTTCTCCTTGTTCGTTTCATTAAGTTTCTCTTCTTCTCGGTGTTTTTTGTCTGTAGTTGTTCTTCTCGTACTTCAAAGATTTGGTTGGAAGAGAAGTCACGGTAGAACTCAAGAACGATTTGGCCATCAGAGGAACATTGCATTCTGTTGATCAATACCTCAACATCAAGCTCGAAAATACTCGTGTTGTTGATCAAGACAAGTACCCTCACATGGTATCTCTCTCTAGggtttattattatctttatattttagttttggttTTATTCTCGTTAGCTGTTTTATTGTATGAATTTTAGGTAGCAGATGTAGGGTTTTTGATGTGTTGAAATTCAATTTGGGATTGAGATTTAATAGTCTTCGAATTAGCCATTGATTGATATTTCTCAATTCCTATATacttagggttttttttttttttggataaaattatgatatatgGATATTTGGTATTTGTGTAATTAAGACCTGTGGTGTGATGCTGATGTTAGTGGTCTGAGGCAACTCAATCCAGGATACCTTTCACCCTCCCTTGTGCATGTGTTTAGCcaaatatgaaagaaaaaaaattaaggttttaattttgtattcttAAATTGAAAAGTTGTTATAGTGAGTGTTTGTTGATCGTCAAGGTGTTTGTGAACTTAGGGATAAAAGtggattaaatataataagacTGAATATTTGTGTACTGGTTTTCTTATTTATCggttaattttgaaatattaatttagttCTAGATCTTGGTTATGATGTCGatatgatttggaaattcaggAAAAAAAGGAGAACTATGCTTAGGGGATTTTTAAATGCCACTTTTGCATAAAGCTGAAAATAAGGAGAACTATGCTGTTTGCAATCACTGTTTATGCAGGACTTTTTCCTTGACCTGCCCATGACTCAAATTATGTTCTTTTTACCATTCTTCAACTCACTAGTATTGATATTTAGCTCATGATCTGCATCAGGTTTTAGTTTCTGTGTGATTGAGAGAGGGACGGGGTGCAAGTTTCTTGTTTAAACTCATCATGGGTAGTATAACACTTCAactgagaaaaaaataaaaatgtagaggaaaaaaaatatgattatgtTTGTGAACCTTTCTATTCTATATCCTAACAGATTACTATGATTTGATTATAGTGCTATGCTAAATTATCTggattttatttgtatattctGTATTTTAGATATTAATCAAATCCCAAAGGATGTGGAAATTTGTTGGTCCTTTGGGTGAAACATTAAAGATGAGATTTTACATTCCTCACTTTCATGGTTGATCTATCCTTTGTTACTCTTTTTCGAAATTCCTGTCTGTCTGTTAATATGATATGGATGTACATTGAATGTGTATGTCGAAATAGTTGCCACTGATCAGTTGCTTTCATTACTTTGATCTATTGTAAATGTTATGGCTTAAAGAATTTATTCTAGGAGATGATATTTTTTACTTCATCAACATTTACATAGTAGGAGAAATTTGTGGTTTAGAATGTGGTTTTTGAGTTAACCACATTTAAAATGCCTAGGTATGCTGCTATGATAGGATGGATAAATGATGAATTTTTAAGGATATCATTGCAAAAGTTTTACAGAATTAGCTTCGGCTTTGAGGAACTTAACTAGAGaataaactaaaattgattcaaatttctcaattaaaatgtaactttcttgaaaccaattaaaacttaattttcttTTCCGGTAAATTTTGTGATATTTACCTCCCTCAATTTGATTGATCGAACTAgctttagattttattttattttgattcttcATGTTAATATTAGTCAGTAACATGTTGTTTGGTGTCAGCTTTCTGTAAGGAATTGCTTCATCAGAGGATCGGTGGTTAGATACGTACAATTGCCTCCAGAAGGGGTGGACGTTGAACTATTGCATGATGCCACAAGGAGAGAAGCTCGGGGTGGTTGATTTCGATATTCCTGTAATGTATCTTTGTATGAGAATTCGTTAGGCTCAGTAATCATGGATGTTATTTTTCCTACCAAAGAATGAAACTATTACTAATGTCAAAGGCTATGTAACTGAACCATTGTTCTGTTCTATTGTGACAAAGTGACACTAGCGTAATTAGCTTTGCTTTACCCTCCCCCCCTTATgcatatatttaaaagaaatgtCAAAACGTAAGGAATTGGGCAAAACAAGTATAATGCACAACATATGTAATGTTTAGAACATCAGGTATCTAAAGTGATGATTCACATGTCTAGCCAGATGCAATGCACAACATATGTAATGTTTAGAACATCAGGTATCTAAAGTGATGATTCACATGTCTAGCCAGATGCAATGCACAACATATATAATGCATTTTACtagttttaaaaatacttttgtttTGTCTAATAATTCTTACTTTTGATTCGGTTAATACGTGTTAGTAATTgccattattttaaatttaaaaaataaaataaaatttgaatacaGAAAAGTTCatagtaaaagaaaaatgacTTTGTTTATTGTTATTGTTTAACATGTGAATACTGAATTCTTGTCACAAGTTCGATTGTGTCTATGTATCACGAGAAATTTTATTTGCCAAATCGGAAAGTGAAATATAGAATCTTAATGAGAATTCCATTGTCCAAATCGTTTGATATGGATTAAATAGTCAAATGTCTATATGGATCAAACTGTTAtcaatgttttttctttttgtattaaaaGAGATGGTAAATTTTACCATAATTAATTCACAATTGTAAGGTTCAAACTCAAGACAATATGTCTAATTTAACAATATCAACATTTGTCAGTTGAGTTAAGATTTAAGGACATAGTCATCAATGTTTTGATAACATGAATGTGGAAAATTCTTAATTGTGAGGAAAATCACATACTAGTATATTGAATATTGTTCTCAACTGGTCCAAGACCCTTTCTTCTTTCCTTGTCCCCTAATGCAATCGCCCTTTGTAAAGCTGTCATTTTCTccaaaaacaaagaaagaaatatGAATAAGAACAAACCCGATAATACAAGATAAAACAAGAACAACACTCACACAAGAGGACAACATACAAAGACAATAATTGACACTGCGACATGCGGCGAGCTCCCAAGTTTCTATAAATCTTTGTTGGGCACTGATGTTGTCGTCAGTCGAAAGAACAAAAAGTCAAATAACGTCAAAATTTGAGCCTTGAGGATAACTCAAGTACTTCAGTCGAGTAACTAGGCCCCTCTTATTCTGGAGAAAATGCTTATTCGACAAGAAGAATGGGAATAAAGGGATCATTGTTTCAACAACGTCCCTAACTTTGTCGACGACAAGAGTGTCGTCACTGTTGAGCACCTATTCCAGTACCACAACCTCATTTTTTACCCTCTCGGTTAAAGTGCAGACAACATGATACTTGTCCTTGAAACTACATTGAGAGTCTATATAAGAGGCAAATAAATGTTTGGTCTGCTTAAAGAATACCCAAATATGCCGGTAGTATCCTCTTTCCAAAGAAGATCGAAAATAGAGAAGAAGGTCTTCAAGTACGCTAAGGAGTTTGAGAGAATCTGTGAGGGTCACAAATCGTGGTGCTAAAATACGTCATTCTCGAAATCGATAAAGGGCAACCAAAAACCCATATTCCTAAATACGACTTTATATAAGGGGGTTGAGATCATGGGATATTTGGGGCATATGCGCTTGTTGTTTTCTAAGGCCAACATTTTTCAGTCTACGGCCTCAACATCCACATTGGTGAACCCATCACCATCCTTAGGGGAAAAATGGACACCACCCTAAAAGGTTCACGAATTACCCAAGTATAGCTCTACTCATCGGGTGAGAGAATGAAGTTGTGTAGAGAAGATGTCCCATTTATCATGTCGACCTGAAAGGCAGAAGAAGATAATGAATTCGAAGTCCAAATCCTCCTTTAACCGTTGTTCTCAAAGTTAAAATGTTAAAAGGGGAGACATAGTGATAACTCACGACTGATACAACGAAGTAAGAAGATCGTCACCGATCACCACCGTATTAGTTCGACAAAAACTCAACCtatataaatatctttttaaaaatgcCTTTCTAACGTGACGAGTACAAAGCTAGTTAGACCACCTCAAACACAACGGCCAAGTCGATTATAAAAACTACTCGTACATCTTCTACGACGAATACACTTCATCATATCAAGAAACCTCTTTATACTAGTTCTCAAATAATTGCCTCGTCCCTTCGACAAATGACTTGGGGGCAACTGTTTCAGATTGACCCTAGTCCAATTCATCTACTCAAATCGACCCGACTCAGCTTCTGAATCTGAAGgcatccaattagggttcttggCTGCAACATTTATACCTAGTGCCAACGGTTACAACGCGACGATCTTGCCGTTTCCGCTTGCCCCTTCACTCACGTTGAGACTAGAGTCTATATAAATAGTGTCTCCAGCATCGAAGAAGGTACACATTTTTTCCTTACCCTATACCTCTTACTTCTCGAATTAATACTTACTTGAGTGTCCACCATCGTCTTAGGTCTGATTCGGATCAAATACATTACAAAATTGAGATtcttaaaatacattttattttattcactgttaaaaaaaatagagtacATTTTATATCTTTAATAGAATCAGTTGCAATGGGAAAAGAAGTAGCTAGCAATATAGCATAACTTAATCCAATCCTAGAGTGAATGAACTAAACATAGCCACCATTGACACGAATAACTTGACCATTAATCCATTCAGAAGCATCAGTGGCCAAAAACCCAACAACAGAAGCAATATCTTTCGTCTCACCGAGTCTTCCAAACGGACTCTCTTCCACAGCTTTCTTCACCGACTCCTCACTCTTCCCCTCGAAAAACATCTCCGTCGCAACAGGTCCCGGCGCCACGCAGTTCGCCGTAATCCCCGTTCCCTTCAGTTCCTTTGCCATAATCTTCACCATCGCTTCCACCGCCGCCTTTGACGCCGTGTACGCCCCGTAACCAGGCTTCAACGCCTCCACTAATGAAGTCGTCAACAGTATGATTCTGCCTCCGCCGCCGCGCTTTAACCTGTTCGCTGCCTCCTTCCCGCAGAGAAACGCTCCCCTTGCATTCACGTTCATGATGCGGTCGAAGCTTTCAACGGTCGTGTTCTCTATCGTAGGGTACTTGGCGTCGAGAACGCCGGCTGAGTTAACTAGGATGTGAACCGGCGAGTTGAAGGCTTGCTCGGCGGAGTCGAAGAGAGACTTCACTCCATCTGGATCTGACACGTCAGCGTGGACGATGATGGCTCGTGGAGTGGCTTGGTTGGCGTTGATTTCGGCTGCGACTGAATCGGCGCAGTTGGAGTTTGAAGTGTAGTTGATTACGAGTCTGGCGCCGAGCGAAGCTAGGTGGAGTGCGATTTCTCGTCCGATTCCGCGGGAAGAGCCGGTGACGATGGCGACTCTGTCGTGTAGCGATTGAGAAGCCATTAAACGGATGGATGTGGTGCTGAGCTGATGAATAACTTCACAGCTTCAAATTGGCTTCATGTTATTCACATAAATACACTCTCGTGTCTCGTGTGGACTCAACAATTTCGTTATTATTTGGGCacgttaaaaaaataaattatatattttttaattatgttaaaattatatattattcagttttttttatgtgtgtgatcaaataatatgtttaaatttttatgaccACACAACAATTATTCTAAATAGAGAAATGTTGCAActcaatatttgaaaaatagttTACGTAACCTCATAAGCAATAGAAAATATTGGTCTTTAATAAGAGAGTGTATATCTTGAGAAATGGAGatagtaattttataaatgagatATGTTTATGAATTGAtaagaacaaaaagaaaaagataatatAGATGTTgtataagtataaaaaaaactgaaatataTATCTAAGCAATATTACTAATGAAATGTAAGTATGTAAGTGATGAATGTTATATcttgtcttaattttttttttcttcaaggaTCTTGTCTTGGTCTTTGagattttctaaaaaatctTAGTTCTTTTTGGGTCAACATTATCTTACCTTAGTGTTAGGTGATATATTCGATTgaaatttcaaatgaatttaatatactttttttgttataaatatcaatttcaaatgaatttaaaatatttttttggttatgattttaaaatactttaaagaaaataaataatttttaaagtatttaattgagattatcaaaaaaaattaattataaaaatgtaaTGTTATGTGATtgatatttttcacaatttttaacgtatatTATATATGAAACAATAGCCGTTAGTCGCCTCTCCTAAATAATAAACTTTAAATTCTCTTCTTATTCCTTTGTTAGATAGAATGAATTAGGATCAATTCTTGGTTTAAAATCAcctattaaaattatttttcattcattttatcTCGTGGTTTATacacaaatttagtttttattttgtattttttttatatgatttggTCGTCTTAATCAGTGGCGGAGTTTGACTAAATAGTTTGAGGTGGCCGacataaaattacaatatgtataaagcaaataatattatatagcaaAAAAATTAGGTTATAAAAAGCATAATTAACTTGAAATCATCCTGAGAACTGATACTTGCAGCTAAATTTAAAGAGTTGAATTCTAAAACACACAtccattatttatgtttttttattctaaatcaacaaaattagcAATTTAGAAAACAAATTTAGGAAACAAAATCAGCAAACAGACAACCATcattttaaatatgtcaaatatCTTGTTCAATAGACATAGcaacaacaatttaaattaaccAATTTAGCAACAACCATTTAGTCATCATTTTAATCGAACAGCCAACAATTTAACAAATCATtctaaaattaacaatttaacaATCTAGCCATCATTCTAAAGCAACCAACAATTTaacaaatcattcaaaaatcaaCAACTTAGCAGTTAAACAATTTAGTCATCATTCTAAACAAGCAGCCAACAATTTAGCAAATCATTCTAAAGAAACAACCAACACTTTAGCAATTTAACACTTTAGCAAATCAGCAAACACCTTGTATGCAACAACACTTTAGCAATTTAACACTTTAGCAAACCAGCAAACACCTTGAATGCAACAACACTTTAGCAATTTAACACTTTAGCAAATCAGCAAACACCTTGTATGCAACAACACTTTAGCAAAAGCACAAACACCTTGTAtgcaacaaaaatcaacaaatcagCACAAACATTGTTCAAACACCTTGTTAAGCAAATCAGGAAAATCAGCAAATCAACAAAGTCCGAGGCGAGGTGAGGCGAGCTGAAGCGAGACGAGTCCGAGGTGAGGCGGGACGAGGCCGAGACGAGCTGAAGCGAAGCAAGTCATCAACAGCACAAGATGGCAAGAAGGTGGAATCGTGAATCGCGTTCAGAAAGCAAGAgggaacactacaagaaaaaccttaatttgtggccaactttacaaatattttgtggccgaaaaaaaTTCTCACaatttagtgaccgaaaaagccctcataaatacaaaaattgaaattggtctttatttgtggctgaaaaagccctcacaaatgcttaaaaatttaggtggattttgtggctgcctaagccctcacaaaatcacaacgttgtcaAACGGTTa from Cicer arietinum cultivar CDC Frontier isolate Library 1 chromosome 3, Cicar.CDCFrontier_v2.0, whole genome shotgun sequence encodes:
- the LOC105851817 gene encoding sm-like protein LSM2, with amino-acid sequence MLFFSYFKDLVGREVTVELKNDLAIRGTLHSVDQYLNIKLENTRVVDQDKYPHMLSVRNCFIRGSVVRYVQLPPEGVDVELLHDATRREARGG
- the LOC101498367 gene encoding NADPH-dependent aldehyde reductase-like protein, chloroplastic is translated as MASQSLHDRVAIVTGSSRGIGREIALHLASLGARLVINYTSNSNCADSVAAEINANQATPRAIIVHADVSDPDGVKSLFDSAEQAFNSPVHILVNSAGVLDAKYPTIENTTVESFDRIMNVNARGAFLCGKEAANRLKRGGGGRIILLTTSLVEALKPGYGAYTASKAAVEAMVKIMAKELKGTGITANCVAPGPVATEMFFEGKSEESVKKAVEESPFGRLGETKDIASVVGFLATDASEWINGQVIRVNGGYV